In a genomic window of Streptomyces sp. cg36:
- a CDS encoding SMI1/KNR4 family protein, with product MDQSASDGPFHFEHLWKRFDDWLTCNAPEEHAVLRPGASDADILTLEVGIGFQLTGDLKALLSMHNGVTPRRSSMEAGGFVLGYSLLGTEGILEWQQNLAEMAEDAEEEGYEEEVVGRTAHRQWVPFAQKLSGDLLFVDHRIEHYGEVGEISFGSPEYVWLWPGMGLMMDDICRAVEGMSPLPTVGCRPSIHEERMLEWVVS from the coding sequence ATGGATCAGTCTGCCTCTGATGGACCGTTTCACTTCGAACACCTTTGGAAGAGGTTCGATGATTGGCTTACGTGCAACGCCCCGGAAGAGCACGCCGTGCTGCGACCAGGCGCGTCCGATGCAGATATCCTCACGCTAGAAGTCGGCATTGGGTTTCAGCTCACCGGCGATCTCAAGGCGCTGCTCTCGATGCACAACGGTGTCACGCCGCGCCGGTCGAGCATGGAAGCCGGCGGGTTCGTCCTCGGTTACAGCCTCCTGGGCACGGAGGGGATCCTGGAGTGGCAGCAGAACCTCGCCGAAATGGCAGAGGACGCCGAGGAGGAGGGATACGAGGAAGAGGTGGTGGGGCGTACTGCCCATCGGCAGTGGGTTCCCTTCGCCCAGAAATTGAGTGGCGATCTGCTGTTCGTGGACCACCGGATCGAACATTACGGAGAGGTCGGAGAGATCTCTTTCGGTTCTCCTGAGTATGTGTGGCTCTGGCCGGGCATGGGCCTGATGATGGACGATATCTGTAGGGCAGTGGAAGGCATGTCGCCTCTTCCCACTGTGGGCTGTCGCCCCTCTATTCATGAGGAGCGCATGCTGGAATGGGTCGTCAGCTGA